A part of Crassostrea angulata isolate pt1a10 chromosome 5, ASM2561291v2, whole genome shotgun sequence genomic DNA contains:
- the LOC128183492 gene encoding uncharacterized protein LOC128183492: MAKEKKISVFLFVIKVFLIMLYSNIFVDGKCVGSTFQPCCADYIWNEEIGKCVRCMAGFYGVNCTKTCRYHSYGTDCQQKCYCAEYQCQVIIGCVDFGSDKMTVEFPTSNYLLGCIVCLLFILVIFKVIKLIPSYSGYYEIRQKLNRQSTQRRYDSIIFDVCSPTDTVLQNSLRGTREKR; this comes from the exons ATGGCAAAAGAGAAGAAAATATCAGTTTTTCTATTTGTGATTAAAGTTTTTCTGATCATGTTATATAGTAATATTTTTGTGGATGGTAAATGTGTTGG atCAACGTTTCAGCCTTGTTGCGCTGATTACATATGGAACGAGGAAATAGGAAAATGCGTCC GTTGCATGGCCGGTTTCTATGGCGTCAACTGTACAAAAACATGTCGTTATCATAGCTATGGCACTGATTGTCAACAAAAATGTTACTGTGCTGAATACCAGTGTCAGGTAATCATAGGATGCGTAGATTTTG GTAGTGATAAAATGACAGTGGAATTTCCAACATCTAATTACCTTCTGGGGTGTATCGTATGTCTTCTTTTTATTCTTGTCATCTTCAAGGTCATAAAATTGATCCCATCCTACAGTGGGTACTATGAAATCAGACAAAAATTAAACCGTCAGTCCACACAAAGAAGGTATGATTCCATAATATTTGACGTCTGTTCACCTACCGATACTGTTCTACAAAACTCATTAAGAGGAACAAGAGAGAAACGATGA